The sequence GTGGTGGTACTAGCCTCCTTTAGTACCGGATGGTGCGGCAGATAGCACCTTTTAACCGTTTCTCGGACTGAAGTATCGACCTTCTGCATATGACCTAATTCAAGGTATTCGCTCATGAACGCTTCGTATTGTTGCCGTAACGTAGCATCCCTTTCCAATCTACGCTCCGTGCCTTGGAGACGTCTGAGAGCGATGTCCCGAGAATCATTTAGTAGCTTCAATCCACCATCCTTCTTTGGTAACGAAACTGTATAGCGACCATCTGCTTCGCGTTGAACAGAGGTTTTAAATAACTGCTCACACCGCGCTTCTTCTGGTGAGTAATTTCTACTGGATTCCAGTTCTTCGCAGCTCCAAAACCGTGTCAGCAAATCCTCTAACCTTTGCGTGGAAGAAACATTGCAAACAATATTTGAAGTCTGTTCAGGCAACGACGAACCACCGCAGACAACCCATCCAAACACAGATTCATTGAGTGATGGTAGACGCTCTCCCAGAGTAATTTTTTGACCGGTCTCGAAATACTCAAAAAACGATTCGATTCCTAACACGATGTCAATTACTTGAGATACCATAAAGGTCGGATCTGCCAACTCAATCCCTTTAGGAATTGGCCACCCAATACTGTTTATAGTTACAGTTGGTAAGTTTACTGTCACCTTGGGAAGTACCAAGAAACTCATTGTTCGGGAGAAATCCGAAACTCGTGACAGCACAGTAGCCTTTATTCGCTGCTTCACTTTACTAGTTCGCTGACCAATTCCTAATATCGAGATATCCACCTTATCTCGTTCCACCCTGAGACGTTGA comes from Malaya genurostris strain Urasoe2022 chromosome 3, Malgen_1.1, whole genome shotgun sequence and encodes:
- the LOC131434334 gene encoding uncharacterized protein LOC131434334 — encoded protein: MAASKISLVGTAHRQSSQVLLATAVVIVEDDCGNQFPARALLDSGSESNFIAERLSQRLRVERDKVDISILGIGQRTSKVKQRIKATVLSRVSDFSRTMSFLVLPKVTVNLPTVTINSIGWPIPKGIELADPTFMVSQVIDIVLGIESFFEYFETGQKITLGERLPSLNESVFGWVVCGGSSLPEQTSNIVCNVSSTQRLEDLLTRFWSCEELESSRNYSPEEARCEQLFKTSVQREADGRYTVSLPKKDGGLKLLNDSRDIALRRLQGTERRLERDATLRQQYEAFMSEYLELGHMQKVDTSVRETVKRCYLPHHPVLKEASTTTKVRVVFDASCKTASGVAVNDVLLVGPVIQEDLRSIETNNDGC